The Antechinus flavipes isolate AdamAnt ecotype Samford, QLD, Australia chromosome 5, AdamAnt_v2, whole genome shotgun sequence DNA segment ATTGGTTATTTGGGGTGAAAAATCTAGGGACTTTGGTAACTGGGCTTTCCCCAGGAAATGTAAGTGTAGTTGAGTTTAGTGGATTGAGAGCTGGGTGGATGCACTTTAATTGCACTGTGAGGAAAACGGGACTCAACGATGGGGGAGGGAGTGCAATTTCTGATGGAAGGCTAGGAGGCCCCGTGAGGGAATCATTCTGCGATATTTCTCATCTTAGGAACAGCTACAGCTTGAGTATCTCCAGGGAATCTCAAAATGATGAGTCCAGAGGAATTGGAGAGCTGAGTTAATCCAGCAACCCCAATTCTTGCTATTTCTGCTCATGTCCCCGTGTCTTTAACTAAGATAAGATTCTGAAATGGTTAAGTCTGCTTAATCTCACTATTAATACTATTTCTTGACTAAAAGAGTCTTATGTCCACCCTCTTCAGACTTTGTTGCCCCACCCATTACCCTCCCCCAAACTCGTTTACTAGTTTTCCCACTATGCACTCCCAATTCATACTTTTCCAGTGTAACTTGCGGCatagtagactcttaataaataatttgaacTTAACCTTATTGTCTCCACTTTACCTATATGCTCTTAAGAGCACTCTAATCCAATTTGTTTTGTGTAACTGATTCCATCTTGAATGTGTAGTgctaaatcaatcaacaagcttgTATTTAAGCATTGGGGATATAGCTTGCATATTAAGGAGGGACATACAAGATAAAAGAGACATACAAGGTCACCTTAGAAGGGAATGCACTAGCAGTTTGGGAGATCTGAGAAAGACTTCCTGCAATAAGTGGTCTTTGAGCTGAATATCAAGCCAGGGACTTAGGGGGAATGAGGAGAGTGGAACATTGGGGGAGGGTGGGGAACATGAAGAACAGTTGGCCAATGCAAAGGCTTGAATATGGGTCAGTGAGGGTCGTGTGGTAAGAATAGTCAGTGTGACTAGATCTTTAAAGTATCTGGGGAAGAATATATAAGTAGACTGGAGGGATAGGAAGGGCCAGGTGGTGGAAAACTTTATAGTATAGCTTCGTAGATCTACCTTTCCTTACTTTGGCTCCAAGAGAGGGGAAATGAGGGGGGAGtgttgtaaagatttttctttgtttcttccccaGGTCACCGGATCCCTCCTCTTTTCTGTTAGTATAGCTGCTATAAGCTCATTTCAGTTTGGATACAATACTGGCGTCATTAATGCTCCAGAGCAGGTAACCCAGGCACCTTGTAAATGGAATCAGTAGAGAATTTAATTCCTTATCCCTCCTTCCTAATTTTAAGGTTGTCAAGAGCTCAGAATCAGATGGGGGTGTTTGGTGGGGGACATAAGACCTCAGATTCataaggagaaggaggaggaggaacaatCTGTCATTCTTGCTGAGTCATTTGGCCCACAGcaaaattaattcatttgtttGCTTAACTTAACAGCAAGGGATGTACTCTTACTCTATGGTGAATCACCATCACCATATTCTAaataggggtcctcaaattacggcctgagggccagatgcagcagctgaggttGATTATTCCCcccactcagggctatgaagtttctttaaaggcccacaaaacagtttttgtttttactatagtccaggcctccaacagtctgagggacagtgaactggccccatatttaaaaagtttgaggacccctgtaaaaCCAGTGCTGCCATCTGTTGAAAGTCTATGGGTAGACTGAAAATCTAGAACACATAGATAGGAAATAAGACTGGGGGGTCCTAACACCAGCCTTGCTTCCAGCTTTTTAACTGTCTTTGGAAAAGTTGATGTGATTTGCTTCCCATGGAAGCAGAAAAATTAGGCTTTATCCCACTGGCTCATCAGCTATAGTAAAAGTAATTCAATCCTCCATTGCTTGACTTCTTTTACAGATCATTAAGGAATTTCTCAATTACACTTTGGAAGGCCGGAGTGGAAAGCAAACATCTGAGGTCCTCCTCACCTCTCTTTGGTCCTTGGCTGTTGCCATCTTCTCAGTAGGCGGCATGATTGGCTCGTTCTCTGTTGGACTCTTTGTCAACCGATTTGGCAGGTATGGCCAGTCCAGAAAGAATGGATAAAGGGCTTGCTCCAGAACAAGAGGGCTGCTGAAAGGTAGAGCAAGGGCAGTTAGCAGTTGTGAAAAGGAAGAAACCACTAGACTTGACCACAGTTAAACCTCATTGACTTCACTTTAGAGAATACCATCACTGACATTTATTACCTCCCTTCAGCTTCCCAACAACTCTTTGAAGCAAATACTACAGACATTAAatgtttaatctattttttatttgtcttcatATCTAGAATCAggcttattttaatattttttggtgTATAGATCAATTAAAGTGTTTTTGGTGAGAATTTGGTTTCTGTAATAGATTATATTTACGTACCACTATGTGCCAGATTACTGCTAAATACATAATATcatccccattatacagatgaaaaattgatGAGACAAaggttaagcgacttgctcagagttacatgactactaagtgtctgaggctatttTTAAACTaggatcttcctaactccagcacCAATGtactatccactgtgtcatttcTCTCAATGGGAGTAGGTGGCTTACTCCTTCAGACTtgcttttcctccattttttatacttcttgttcttatagaacattagtattctattatattcacatacttGTTGGCTCTAGTACAAAAAAGTACTTCTACAATTATTTTGGTAtataggaagcttttttttttttttttttttttttaatcattgatcTCCTTGAGGTCTACACCAAGTAATGACAGCTGTAGATTAAAGGAAATGGACATTATGGTCACCCTAGCATAATTcgaaattgctttacagaatggtgGGGCCAATTAATTCACAGCTCTAGTAACAGTGCTTAGTATATCTTTTTCCTTAACCTAACACTGATTGGTCCCATCATTTGTCATTGTAGCTAATTTCTCAGGTGAGTGGTAAATTTCAAGAGTTAATTTCATTTTGCCTTATTAGTTATtaaagcattctttcatatggtgtgattgttaatagtttgcagTTCTTTTCTGAAAGTTATGTTCATACCCTTTAGCCCCCtaatctattgggaaatggcttttgaTCTTACATATGTTTCTTTTAGTTATGAATGTACCTCATTTATTCCTTCACATTATTTCCATAATCTCTTCCTGCCACATTCTTAAAGAAAACACGTGCTTTCAATCCAGctttagagagggaaaaaaaatagaagtctcTACAGCCTGAAAGTAGTCTTCCTCTACTTGCCTAATTCAGCAATAAATTAGACTGCCCAGGAATACCAATATGCTATAAAAATTGGAGAGGAATTGCATTGCattatatttttaatgcttttttcctGGCTACTCCCAAATTTCATTTGGCTATCTTGTCTCAtttgccagtaccaaatgattatATCTGGAAAGAATCTGGGACTTCATATTTTAATCTTCTCTCAGAGTAGGGTCATTTGGtaatcatattttctttccttttgcaaATAAGGTTTATGATCTAAGATTGGCAGAAGGTGGAAAATGTTATCAGTTAGCCATTTTTGACTTGGCTAATAATATGCCttataaaataaactattttagtAAAGGGAGGAACTGAAAGGAGCCAGTTACAAACTGAAAGAAGCTTTTTTAAACAAGCCGTAATCAGTTTGACTATCCAATCTTTAGCCTAGTCATACTAATGGGAAAAATTCTTGATAAAGTGGAACAAGGGTGGTGAAGAAATGAGGAACAAAGAATCAGAACACAGAAAATATGTGGAGAGAAAGTAAACTAAGGAAACTTGAGGAAGATGGTacagaaaagaaagagcaaaacagGGGACTAGAGAAACCATACTTACTCacaattatttccttccttttatagacGCAACTCCATGCTCATCGTCAATGTACTCGCACTTATTGGAGGTGCCCTTTTGGGCTTTGCCAAGACTGCACAGTCCGTGGAGATGCTGATCCTGGGCCGTCTGATTATTGGTCTCTTCTGTGGCCTTTGCACTGGCCTTGTACCTATATATATTGGCGAAGTCTCTCCAACTGCCCTTCGTGGTGCCTTTGGCACCCTAAACCAGCTGGGTATTGTTGTGGGAATCCTTATTGCCCAggtattctttatattatttttactagGTAGAAGTGAGTGAGGGAAGGTACAAGGGAccttattttttaccttttcagttATGTGCCCTGATAGGACCAGAAGCTCTAAAGAGAACCAGTTCCTCAAATAGATTCATGTTCATTAAGAATGATTAAGAATGATTGGCTTATTTCATTATCAATACTAAGGAGGCCTGATGAGTTATTAGTTTATTCCATTATTAGCTTGGGAAAGGTAAAGCCTTTTTTAAATAAGCTAAAATGGTTAATGaaggtagagaagaaaagatttttgattttttaaaacaaattgtgTCCTTCACTATAGGAGaaagttttaaatattattccccagttacattcagaaaaaactttttttacttttgtttttaaaatttttgagttctagcttttctcccttatccctatCCATAGTTGGgaaaccacttgtgaagttaagcaaaatatttccatgaaagtcaagttgtgaaaaacaACATAAATCCttcactctaatgaaaataaaaaccttcaagaaaaatttaagtttaaaaaagtaaagagatagagaaagaatgctttgatctgtattcagactcaaaTCAGTTCCTTCTTTAGGTATGGGTGGGATTTTTTATcccaagtccttcagaatagtggACGATTGTACCATTCCTAGCTGGTCACCCCACAActttgctgttactttgtatacagtacatttgaCTTTGCtggagttcatggaggattttccaggtttttttttttttttcctgagcacatcctgctcatcatttgccatagaacaataatattccatcataaacatattccacagtttattgagccattccccaattaatggtaattcctttaattttcaacttttttgtcctgagaagagttgctatgatttttttgtacatataggccatttttcttttgaatctcttttggtattcatgccaagTAGTGGTGGTGTTAGGTCAAAGATTATGCAgaaatttatagccctttggacacagatcatatgttttgatcatttatcaattggggcatagctcttattttttttataaatttgattcaggaAATGACACTAGACAAGATTTGAGAATTTGTCCTTGAAAGTACATTTTGAAGAGGTTCCTTAAAGCAttataatttagttatttttttgaaTCCTTAGATCTTTGGACTACAAATGATCATGGGAACTGAGACACTGTGGCCATTATTATTAGGCTTTACTGTCATCCCTGCTGTTCTGCAATCTTTAGCCCTTCCATTTTGCCCTGAAAGCCCCAGATTCCTACTTATCAATAAGATGGAAGAGGAGCAGGCACGAAAAAGTAAGTACCAAGTAATATCTTTGAGCTTATCTGATCGCGTGACTTTAGATTGTTTATCCTCTTACTCCTCTTGAATATAGTTTCTTTAAATTGCAAGTTATGATATTCCTGAAGCATGAGAAGAAGGAATTGGGTCTAAAACTCAAATCTTATCTTGCAGGCCaccattattaaaaaatgaatttggatAAGCTAATTTATCCCCTTTTCCTATTCGCAGTTCTTGAAAAGTTATGGGGCACTCAAGATGTAGACCAGGATATCCAGGAGATGAAAAATGAGAGTGCTAAAATGGCACAAGAAAAGAAACCAACTGTGCTTGACCTCTTTAAGACACCAAGTTATCGACAACCCATTATCATTGCCATCATGCTCCAACTCTCTCAACAGCTCTCTGGAATTAATGCTGTGAGCACCTAATCTATTATTTGCCTAAGTGTCATGGTTTTTCCTGTTAATTAtctttctttattaatattaataattggtGGTAACATAGGTGTTCTCTCCAATTtgtagatgacaaaactgagtcTTGGAGGATAAATGATCCCCTTACTTCCTGGGTCTAGGTTTATCCTGTATTCACTGTGGTTCcctgtcttcctccctctcaATTCTTGCCGTATTGTTTGGCCATTTCTTAGCTCTGTGCAGTGCTTTCCCAGAATGGAAAAAATGCATGCAGGAAGGACCCTTCCTGTGGTAGGCCTCTGTGAGAGGTGGCTTTTTATCAGTGATTACACTTACTTGTAAGTTGACTAGCCTATAACTTAaagcaggaaaagaagaaagagtacatgtttttagaaataaaagtcaaatttttAGGACCAGAAGGGAAATTCAACCAGGGTATTTGAGTGATAGTGacattgtaattatttttaaactttgttttattgCCTTAAATTTTCACCTAAGTCATTTCCTATTAGCAAGTCGCTTCCTCTTAActcacctccttccttcctttaaaaaaaaaaaaaagacaaaaacaaaagtattaaataaaaccACAAAGCAACAGTCAACATTCTCTTATGTTTCTGTTTAGTTAAGAAATAATctgcttcattatctattctcCTGGACTGATATGTGCTTTTCAATTTTTAAGTATTGCTTTTCAATGCtaatataagttctttctcttAACATTCATATAAAGTTCAGGTTATAAGAGCTTAGGTAGTATTGTTTTAATAACTTTGATAACACGGAGACAATTGAGTCAGACTAAAAAAGTGTATTTGCTGATTGGTTGCTACCACTGAACCTACCTAATGATTCTGGTTCTTTAGTTGCTTAAGTTAGGATGATAGTATAGAGTGCTCTTTTGAAGAGCTGATAGATATTCAAGTCATTTTTATGAGGCTCATAACTTCAACCTCTCTGTGATTGTGCAACTTAAAGGATTGTCATTTAGTAACAATACATTAATTCAGAAGAAGAGTTCTAAAAGAAGTACAAGTGGATTCATATATTTGTCTTAAGGAAAACAATATGGGAAAAAATTTTGGGGTTCTAGTTTTGAGTGTATTTCAAACAAATTTTTGTACCTAGCCTAGGCTAATTATTCATTTAATGATGATACCTTCCAGTTATCAATGTGAAGACTCCAGATAAGTCCTTTGGGTTGAAGAAGGTTAAGGaaatttgggggaaagggaattGATTGTGTCAAGGAAGCACAGGCAacctcattttaccttcacttGGGCCCCCAAATTTATTGTTTAAAGCTTAATGAAGTTCCCAGAGCCTTCTTTCTAACATGGtaacttcctcttttctttctgtcccctctccccccaattaggtattttattaTTCTACAGGAATCTTCGCAGATGCTGGTGTTAAAGAGCCAATATATGCTACCATTGGTGCTGGTGCGATTAATGTGGTATTTACTGTAGTCTCGGTGAGTTTGGACATTTATTTGGGGACAATATAAAAGGAAACTTCTGGGGCAAATTTTGACCTCCCTAGTTTCTTCTTGTTTGGTTTGTGGTTAATTTGTCATATTCTTAGAGGGGAAGATTGATGTTAACTTTGTTTAGTTTTTCtacctatttcttcctgtaactaatCTTCTCTACCACTTGGTCCATATGCATTTAGTAtaattactacttcattgtttactgtaccctttatcaagatgtacttcccttccttatctctcttagatttatttttactttttctttatctgaaatcagaattgctactcctagttctttttttttttttttttttttaactttagctgaagcataataagtTCTGTTCCAGCATTTTACCTTTATACTCTGTATGTGTATCTCTGggtcagatgtgtttcttgtaaacaacatattgttggattctgttttttaatccattctgctattcatttctattttattgggagagttcattctattcacattcacagttatgaccagctctgtatttccctccatcctattctcTCCTGTACATACTTTTGTTCTCTTGCCATCCTGTCTTTAGTAGTGTGGTTTTTTTTGACTCACCCCAACCCACTATCTTATTTTCTATCATCCTCCCTCCTTCTTAGCTTTTTTCCCTAGTATTTCTGCCCTCCTTCTATTcagtccttcccttttctttcctctttctcctagttctttataggattagaaaAATTTCTAGACCCAACTGAATGATTTAAGTTAtcctctcttagagccaaaaagatgattttttttttgtttcagagcACTGGctcatttccctccttcctttttctcaattgtaatagtcttttgtgtctcttcatgtgatctaatttggaGTAAATTTTGAGGTTGAATTACACTGATCTTAGGTTTTTTGTACCATAGTTAAAACAAGAACTTAAGCATCAGTGCCTTTGGGAGAAGGAAGTGAGAAatatagaggttaagtgattgaaCAATGAGTAATAGAAAAGAGatttcaatatttgaaaaatgatgaaagggaaggaaaataaagggtgaatataacaggaaaaagataaatatttagaACCCACCCTTAAAAGCAGGGAAGATAGAATAAAAAGCCAAGCCTTAAGCAACACAGAATATATTAAGTAGAAAAcattgatttaaagaaaaagcaaaattctcATTTGGCATTATTCTCCTAGCTCTTTTTGGTGGAGCGAGCAGGAAGGAGAACCCTTCATCTAATAGGATTGAGTGGAATGGCCTTCTGTTCTGTTCTTATGGTTATTGCTATGTCTCTCAAGGTGAGTGTCCTTtgcaagagggaaaagggaaaacctGGGTTGTTTTGATTATCTCCTCCTTATTCTTGGCTACTTGATGTTTCCTCATTTAGGCTACTCATTTGTGGATGAGCTATATCTGTATTGGTGCCATCTTTGGGTTTGTGGCCTTCTTTGAAATTGGCCCAGGACCAATTCCTTGGTTCATTGTTGCCGAGCTCTTCAGCCAAGGACCTCGCCCGGCCGCCATGGCTGTGGCCGGCTGTTCCAACTGGACTTCAAACTTCCTTGTGGGGATGCTCTTCCCTACGGCTGCGGTGAGTGAACTCCATCCTCGAGTCCTACTTGAAAATGGTGTTAGTTCATTTGGGGTTAGATGAATGAATTAGAGCCATCTTGAACAAGTATAGAATATTGCCTCAGGTACTTTACTAGCTAACCCAGAGACCACTTGAGATGGGTTATTAATTGGCATTATAAAACTGAAACCAAAATTTTCCCTGATTTATAAATCCCAAAAGGTGTTTGAGAACAGGATTCTTAAGAGACTAGAAATTGGTACACAGGTAGATTGCAGAGGCAAGATGAGAGGTGTGTGGGTTAGTATTATAGTCCTAATTCTTGGAAGGATCCCCATTTAGTCTGCACTCCAAAGTTTGAAGGATCATGACCATCATTATTACCATGGAGGGCAGGTGGGGCTGGTTCTTGATCTGAAGATGATTTTtgactgaaattttcttttttccctttagaaatATTTGGGATCCTACGTCTTTATTGTCTTtactttcttcctcatcttcttctttttgttcacCTTCTTCAAAGTCCCTGAGACCAAGGGCAGAACTTTTGAGAATATTGCCCAGGTCTTTGAGAGCAAGAGTCAGGGTTCTATGAACCCCAACTTAATGACAGAGAAAAGCCCCAGTGTGGATGTAAACAACATTGATCCAGTCAAGGAGTCCTCATCATCCGCCCTCTAAAATCCCACCTCCTTCCATACCTCTCCTCTTCCAGTCTCCCAACATGGAAAAACATCTCTCTGAGGTGGTGGGCCCTCATCAGGATACTTATAACCCAGGACTGTTTGATTGCTGCTactgtgtttcttttttcacctTACTCCAAGAGCATGGAGATGAACCTAGTGCTGGAGTCACCTCAGCTTTACCGgcttttaaacatttaatatcaTGGACGCTGAACATACTCTGCTAAAGAGAGATCAGGTGAACTTTCCCTCATTTCTGGAGGGATTGGCTCCTTGGCACATGTGCCAACCTTTGCTACTTCTTCATTTCCTTGGGTTCTAATAGTGATTCATTGAGACCTGGAAATCAGAAGAAGGGATATCCTTCTCATTCCAATAACTACAAGAGTTATTATTTCACTAATTGGAGTTGGAGCTGGGTAGGAAAAAGAGTTGGGGACCAAATAAGAGCATCTTCCtcaccttttttttaaacaactctgCAGAGTTCATTAActtgagttttatttattttacttgccggttttatttcacaaatatttattttttttagtgtaaAAAGACaattgcacaaaataatgaaaactgttgagggcagagaaaggagaggggtaTAAATTTAAACAAAGGACTGGGGAGAAGTAAAAAGTATTTTGGAGGAGTTTATGCAGCAAGGATGGAAGAAATACAGGGAGAGATGGAGTGAAAGGGCACGTGAAATAGTAGTGGAGGTTTTCACATGACCTTTAGCAATTTCTATACTCCATGAAAATGATAATAGACTTGGGAAAGAAGACAGGCAGTATTTGTGATGCCTGCAGAAGCTACTGTTTTCCTTtgggtattttttcctttttttttttcgttAAACTATATAATATTACTTGGAAACTGCAATATTATCGACATCATAGGCAATGAAGTTGAATGCGGTTGGAGGGTTCTACCTCTGGAGAAAGATGGGTTTTctaaatttctctgaaaattCCCCTTTTCACCAGATGGaactcctttcattttatagcttctattttttcccctccccttgaGTTGGGAAAATAATGTTGAGAATTGTTTCTCAGTACAGAAAGGCaaaattttccttgtttttgttctttgggattttcttaggtTTTGGGTGTCTTTggtttcccccacccccacatcCCATTTTAGAACAGGATTTAAGGGATAATATTCATAAGGCACTAGAAATTTGTATGTAGATTATGGGACTACGAGTTTttagttttttgggggaggggtggcaTTTTGCCCGTGTT contains these protein-coding regions:
- the SLC2A3 gene encoding solute carrier family 2, facilitated glucose transporter member 3 gives rise to the protein MSSAKVTGSLLFSVSIAAISSFQFGYNTGVINAPEQIIKEFLNYTLEGRSGKQTSEVLLTSLWSLAVAIFSVGGMIGSFSVGLFVNRFGRRNSMLIVNVLALIGGALLGFAKTAQSVEMLILGRLIIGLFCGLCTGLVPIYIGEVSPTALRGAFGTLNQLGIVVGILIAQIFGLQMIMGTETLWPLLLGFTVIPAVLQSLALPFCPESPRFLLINKMEEEQARKILEKLWGTQDVDQDIQEMKNESAKMAQEKKPTVLDLFKTPSYRQPIIIAIMLQLSQQLSGINAVFYYSTGIFADAGVKEPIYATIGAGAINVVFTVVSLFLVERAGRRTLHLIGLSGMAFCSVLMVIAMSLKATHLWMSYICIGAIFGFVAFFEIGPGPIPWFIVAELFSQGPRPAAMAVAGCSNWTSNFLVGMLFPTAAKYLGSYVFIVFTFFLIFFFLFTFFKVPETKGRTFENIAQVFESKSQGSMNPNLMTEKSPSVDVNNIDPVKESSSSAL